CGGGGATGCGGTCGCCGTTCGCGTCGAGGGCGACGGGGAACTGCGACCGATCGGGAGCGAGAAAGGGGAGTGTTGTGCGTGTACAGAGCCCGAGCTTCGCCCGATGAGCGACGCGTCGGAGATCCTCGACGAGACCGAGTCGATCGACCGCCCGAACGGAGCCTGACGCCTACGCTGAGCCGACCGCGACGTCGTCGTCGGACTCGCGCTCGGCGTCCTCGAACCCGGCCTCCAGCAGCGTCTCCTCCTCGGGTTCGAGGACGACCGTCTCGCCGGCCGTCGTCGAGTCGCCGGGTTCGACGGCGACGTCCTCGATTCCGACGCCGGGCGGGAACAGCAGGTCGACGCGGCTGCCGAAGGCGATGTGGCCGAGCCGCTGTCCCCGCTCGAGCTCGCCGTCGGGTTCGACGTAGGGGACGATCCGGCGGGCGAACGCCCCCGCGATGAGGGTAACGGTCGCCGCGGTCGAGTGCTGCGATCGATCGGGGTCAGAAGCAGGCTCGTCGTCCACGGCGAGTTCGGGATCGGGGAGCTGTGGCGAGTCGGTCTCGACGGCGACATGAACCCGTTCGTTGCGGTCTGACTCCTTCGAGAAGGCGAGTCGGTTCGCGCCCGAGACGTGTTCGACGTCGGTCACCCGGCCCGCGAACGGAGCGCGGACGACGTGGACGTGCCAGACGTTCATGAAAATTCCCAGCCGGACGCGGCCCTCCTCCTCCCGGAGGACCGAAACGGTGCCGTCGGCGGGCGCGACCACGCCCGCCGGCGGCGGGTTCCGGTCCGGGTCCCGGAAGAACGCGAGCGTTCCAACCCCCGCGAGGAGGGCGACGAGACTGGCCCCGACGCTGAACAGCAACGCAAACGGCGCGGCCAGCAGCGGCGGCAGGGCGTACTTCCAGCCCCCCGGAGCGACGTTCATACTCCGGGCCACGCGGGCGAGTCGTATGGTCGTTACGGACGGCTTACGGCTCGGTCGCGGGAAGGGTGAACGTGAACGTCGCTCCGTCGCCGGGTTCGGAGTCGACACGGATCTCGCCGCCGTGGCGCTCGACGATTCGCCGACAGATCGCGAGCCCGATCCCCGTCCCGTCGTACTCGTCCGTGCCGTGGAGCCGCTGGAACACCTGAAAGATTCGGTCGGCCGCCTCGGGGTCGAGGCCGATCCCCTCGTCGCGCACCGAGAGCCGCCACCGGTCGCCGTCGCGTTCGGCACTGACGTGGATCCGCGGGGGCTCGTCCCCGCTGTACTCGATCGCGTTCGACAGCAGGTTCTGGAAGAGCTGGCGGAGCTGGCTGGAATCACCCTGGATCGTCGGCAGCGGCTCCGTCGTGATCTCGGCGTCGTGGCGCTCGATCATCACCTGTAGATCCGTCAGCACGTCGTCGAGGACGTCCTCGAGCGCCACCGGTTCGAAGGGATCGCCCTGGGAGTCGATCCGGGAGTACGCCAGCAGGCCGTCGATCATCTCGCGCATCCGCTCGGCGCCGTCGACGGCGTACGCGAGGAACTCCTCGGCGTCCTCGTCCAGCCGATCGCCGTACCGGTCCTCGAGCAGCTCGAGGTAGCTCGAGACCATCCGCAACGGTTCCTGGAGGTCGTGGGAGGCCGCGTACGCGAACTGCTCGAGGCGCTCGTTCGAGGCCTCCAGGTCCCGAACCGCCTCGTTGAGCCGGCGCTCGTAGCGTCTGCGCTCGAGGGCGGTCGCCAGGATCGTCGCGACGCTGTCGAGGAAGTCGACGTCGTGGTCGCCGAACTCGCGGGCGCGGTCGTCGTAAACCGCGAGGACGCCCCAGGCGTCCGCGGCCGGACCGACGGCGACGGCGAGCCCGCTGTGGTACTCGCCGTCCGGAAGCAGCGAGGAGGCGTCGAAGCGGTCGTCGGCCGCGACGTCCTCGACGACTACCGGCTCGCCGTCGGCGCACGCGGCTGCGGCCAGCGACTCCGCGGTCGATACCGGCTCGCTCTCGAGGAACGCGTCCTCGCAGCCGACCGCGGCCCGGGTCCGAAAGGCCGTCCGTTCGTCGCCCGAGTCGGTCGTCTCGGTCTCGAGAACGGCACAGTACTCGGCGTCGAACGCCGCAGTGACCAGCTCGCTGGCCTTCCGGAACAGCTCGTCGTCGTCCGCGTTCTCGAGGGCGTACCGACTGAGGTAGGCAACCGACTCCAGCTGGGCGACCTTCGTCGTCAGCATCTCCTCGGCCTCCTTTCGCGGCGAGATATCCCGGAAGAGGCCGACGAAGTACCGGTCCCCGTCGTGAACGAAGTCGTTGAGAGAGATCCCGAGGGGGATTTCGTAGCCGTCGCTGTGTTGTCCCGGGAGCTCGACGTAGGTCCAGTTCAGGTTCCGCTCCCCGGTCTCGAGGTACCGCTGGAGGGCATCGAGGTGAGTCTGACGGAGCCGCGGCGGAATGATCTCGACCTTGCTCCCGCCGACGAGCTCCGCGGGATCGTGGCCGAGGATCCGTTCGACGGCGGGGTTGGCGTACCGGATCTCGCTGTCCGAGTCGAGGACGATGATCCCGTCTGGCACCGCGTCAGCGAGTGCCTCGAACGTCCGTCCATACGTGAGCTCGGGTTGGGTCGCGCTGCTCCGTGCGAGCGACGGCTTCGGATCGACGATCGCGGTCACTCGTCGCTCCGGGTCGTTGTCGTCGGGCGGATCGAGGTGAAGGTCGGCGTCGACGACGGTCTCCGCCCCGGTTCGCAGCGAGCAGGTCGTCGACAGCGGCGTCCGGCGATTGCCCGCTTCCAGCACATCGAGCGCCGGAACCTCTCCAGCCAGCAGCTCCGCGAACCGCCGGCCGAGCAGCTTCGACCGCTCGTAGCCTGTCAGCGACGCGAACGCAGCGGTGGCGTCGCCGATTCTCCCCGCCGACGTCAGCTGAACGCTCGGCACGCTCGCGGTCTCGAGCAGCGAGAGGCGGGATCCGGCCGACCGCGTCGGCGCCGCGTCGTCGGCAGGTTCGTCAGGCGATCCGGCATCCATAGGGTGGACTCGGTCAGTTTAGTACATAAGACCTCTGCCGGAAACCGAGACTGTAGACGCGGTCAGTCCCAGAACGACTGGGTCCGGGCGTACTCGCGTTCCTTCGAGAGGATATCTCGGTAGAAGTCGGCCTCGTCTTCGCGGAGCTTGCTGATGATCCGGGCCGCGTTGTGCGGGCCGACTCCGCGGGCAGCCATCGCGATGACTGCCTGCTTCCCGTGGCTCTGGACCAGGCTCGCGCTGTGGAAGGCGCGCTCGGTCATCTCCTCCTGGTCCTCGTCTTTCTCGTCGGCCCGGATCGCCTGCACGACCTCGTCGGCCCACGGGTTCAGCGACGCGATCCGGGTCGAGCCACACTCCGGACACTCGGGCTGGTCGGCGACCCGTCGAACCTTCGTTTTCGCCTTCCAGCCGTGGCAGTGGGTACAGAACAGGATAACCCGGTCGTCCCGAATGCGTTCCTTGACCGTCTCGATAACGCTTGCGTCGGCGTTTTCGGGCGCCAGCAGCTCCTTCCCCGAGGATCGTCCGCCGAGACCGACGGGCGTCCGACCGCGGTGGGTGATCAGCTCGAGCTCGCCGGACTGGACGTCCTCGAGGACGCGAGCGGCGCGGTCGACGTCTAAGTCCTCGTGGAACACCTCCCGGATCGACTCGTCGTACATCGGGGTGT
This genomic window from Natronococcus occultus SP4 contains:
- a CDS encoding PAS domain-containing sensor histidine kinase, whose protein sequence is MDAGSPDEPADDAAPTRSAGSRLSLLETASVPSVQLTSAGRIGDATAAFASLTGYERSKLLGRRFAELLAGEVPALDVLEAGNRRTPLSTTCSLRTGAETVVDADLHLDPPDDNDPERRVTAIVDPKPSLARSSATQPELTYGRTFEALADAVPDGIIVLDSDSEIRYANPAVERILGHDPAELVGGSKVEIIPPRLRQTHLDALQRYLETGERNLNWTYVELPGQHSDGYEIPLGISLNDFVHDGDRYFVGLFRDISPRKEAEEMLTTKVAQLESVAYLSRYALENADDDELFRKASELVTAAFDAEYCAVLETETTDSGDERTAFRTRAAVGCEDAFLESEPVSTAESLAAAACADGEPVVVEDVAADDRFDASSLLPDGEYHSGLAVAVGPAADAWGVLAVYDDRAREFGDHDVDFLDSVATILATALERRRYERRLNEAVRDLEASNERLEQFAYAASHDLQEPLRMVSSYLELLEDRYGDRLDEDAEEFLAYAVDGAERMREMIDGLLAYSRIDSQGDPFEPVALEDVLDDVLTDLQVMIERHDAEITTEPLPTIQGDSSQLRQLFQNLLSNAIEYSGDEPPRIHVSAERDGDRWRLSVRDEGIGLDPEAADRIFQVFQRLHGTDEYDGTGIGLAICRRIVERHGGEIRVDSEPGDGATFTFTLPATEP
- a CDS encoding protein sorting system archaetidylserine decarboxylase; protein product: MNVAPGGWKYALPPLLAAPFALLFSVGASLVALLAGVGTLAFFRDPDRNPPPAGVVAPADGTVSVLREEEGRVRLGIFMNVWHVHVVRAPFAGRVTDVEHVSGANRLAFSKESDRNERVHVAVETDSPQLPDPELAVDDEPASDPDRSQHSTAATVTLIAGAFARRIVPYVEPDGELERGQRLGHIAFGSRVDLLFPPGVGIEDVAVEPGDSTTAGETVVLEPEEETLLEAGFEDAERESDDDVAVGSA